The following are encoded in a window of Spea bombifrons isolate aSpeBom1 chromosome 2, aSpeBom1.2.pri, whole genome shotgun sequence genomic DNA:
- the INTS6 gene encoding integrator complex subunit 6: MPILLFLLDTSASMNQRTHLGTTYLDIAKGAVETFMKLRSRDPASRGDRYMLVTLEEPPYGIKAGWKENHATFMNELKHLQAVGLTTLGQSLRTAFDLLNLNRLVTGIDNYGQGRNPFFLEPAIIIVITDGSKLTTSSGVQDELHLPLNSPLPGSELTKEPFRWDQRLFALVLRLPGATSVEPEQAMAVSLDESCITPMCDVTGGRSYCVCSQRMLNQCLESLVQKVQSGVVINFEKSGPDPPLPDDGLPDMVKSVGPQAWHSCRKLIYVRPNPKTGVPLGHWPIPESFWPDQNSPTLPPRTSHPVVKFSCTNSEPMVIDKLPFDKYELEPSPLTQYILERKSPHTCWPVFVSNSAKYSELGHPFGYLKASTALNCVNLFVMPYNYPVLLPLLDELFKVHKAKPSLKWRQTFETYLKTMPPYYFGPLKKALRMMGAPNLIAENMEYGLSYSVVSYLKKLSQQAKIESDRVIGLIGKKCPPETGIKVRSCSNALSLANRKDFKQLLQEITGDVPQRQFDLSVKEFAGFQVALLNKDLKPQTFRNAYDIPRRNLLDHLTRMRANLMKSRKSLRGQDEDLLHSIPIVQMGNYQEYLRTMPSPLREIDPDQPRRLHTFGNPFKLDKKGMMIDEADEFVSGHQNKHKRPGDSMQGIPKRRRCMSPLLRCRPHTPPVINNHIVGKGPPANSQPLADLPKPVPIDKNSGLSNDVPASDATENHIEDQLSTDLLNDQLEPMEALSNASVNSMEAAEDGESGYGLSDSDQDFLGSPRHRDDVESGYENNVSVFTNKVKSLKTCRSYEEVNVELKAQIVKEIRKPGRKYETIFSLLRNVQGSLQTQLVFLQNVIKEAARFKKRMLIEQLEGYLEENHKKANQGNHLSSC, encoded by the exons ATGCCCATTTTACTTTTCCTGCTAGATACGTCCGCGTCAATGAATCAGCGCACCCACCTGGGCACTACCTACCTGGATATAGCTAAAGGCGCTGTAGAGACTTTCATGAAG CTCAGATCCCGGGATCCTGCCAGCAGAGGAGACAGGTACATGCTGGTCACACTGGAGGAGCCTCCTTATGGGatcaag GCTGGATGGAAAGAAAATCACGCAACCTTTATGAATGAGCTGAAACATCTTCAGGCAGTTGGACTCACCACCCTCGGTCAATCCCTAAGGACAGCCTTTGatttgttaaatttaaatagATTAGTAACTGGCATAGACAACTATGGGCAG GGAAGAAACCCTTTCTTCTTGGAACCggctattattattgtaataactGATGGAAGCAAACTGACAACGAGCAGTGGAGTCCAGGACGAA CTACATTTACCACTAAACTCTCCATTGCCCGGGAGTGAGCTGACCAAGGAGCCATTTCGTTGGGACCAGAGACTCTTTGCGTTGGTCCTTCGTCTGCCTGGAGCAACCTCTGTAGAGCCGGAGCAGGCAATGGCCGTGTCGTTGGATGAATCGTGCATCACTCCAATGTGTGATGTAACGGGGG GTCGTTCATACTGTGTCTGCTCCCAGAGGATGCTCAACCAGTGTCTGGAATCTTTGGTGCAAAAGGTTCAAAGTGGAGTTGTAATCAATTTTGAGAAGTCTGGACCAGATCCTCCACTTCCAGATG ACGGCCTTCCAGACATGGTCAAATCTGTTGGACCGCAGGCTTGGCACAGCTGTCGTAAGCTGATTTACGTTCGACCTAACCCTAAAACCGGAGTCCCGCTAGGTCACTGGCCAATTCCTGAATCGTTTTGGCCGGATCAGAATTCTCCAACATTG CCACCTCGCACCTCTCACCCTGTTGTGAAGTTTTCATGCACAAATTCTGAACCCATGGTTATTGATAAGCTTCCGTTTGATAAATATGAGCTGGAGCCCTCGCCGCTGACACAGTACATCTTGGAGAGAAAATCCCCGCATACATGCTGGCCG GTCTTTGTGTCCAACAGTGCAAAGTATAGTGAACTTGGCCACCCTTTTGGCTACTTGAAGGCCAGCACGGCATTGAACTGTGTGAACCTGTTTGTGATGCCTTATAACTATCCTGTCCTCCTCCCATTATTGG ATGAATTATTTAAAGTGCACAAGGCTAAACCTTCTTTGAAATGGAGGCAAACATTTGAAACTTATTTGAAAACGATGCCACCTTACTACTTTGGG CCTCTAAAGAAAGCCTTACGGATGATGGGTGCCCCAAACCTTATCGCAGAAAATATGGAGTATGGTTTAAGTTACAGCGTTGTCTCCTACCTCAAGAAACTTAGTCAGCAG gCCAAAATCGAATCAGATAGAGTAATAGGCTTAATAGGGAAAAAGTGCCCCCCCGAAACAGGCATCAAAGTGAGAAGTTGTTCGAACGCCCTGTCCCTGGCCAATAGGAAAGATTTCAAACAGCTTCTACAAGAAATCACCGGAGACGTGCCGCAGCGCCAGTTTGATCTGTCTGTGAAGGAGTTTGCTGGGTTCCAGGTTGCTCTCTTGAATAAG GATTTGAAACCACAGACTTTTAGAAATGCCTATGACATCCCAAGGAGAAATCTCTTGGATCATTTGACCAGAATGAGGGCAAATCTTATGAAGTCACGCAAGTCCCTTAGAGGGCAGGATGAAG ATCTATTGCATAGCATCCCTATTGTTCAGATGGGCAATTACCAAGAATACTTGAGAACAATGCCTTCACCTTTGCGAGAGATCGATCCAGATCAACCACGAAGACTGCACACGTTTGGTAATCCCTTTAAATTGGACAAAAAG GGAATGATGATTGATGAAGCAGATGAGTTTGTGTCAGGGCATCAGAATAAGCACAAACGTCCAGGGGATTCAATGCAAGGGATCCCGAAGAGAAGACGATGCATGTCACCGTTATTACGATGCCGGCCGCACACTCCGCCTGTGATAAACAACCACATTGTGGGAAAAGGTCCTCCAGCTAATTCACAGCCGCTGGCAGACCTGCCAAAGCCGGTGCCAATAGATAAAA ATTCTGGGTTGAGCAATGACGTACCCGCAAGCGACGCGACAGAAAATCACATTGAAGATCAACTTTCTACAGATTTATTGAATGATCAACTGGAGCCGATGGAGGCCTTATCTAATGCTTCTGTGAACAGCATGGAGGCAGCGGAAGATGGAGAGTCTGGTTATGGGCTCAGTGACAGTGATCAGGACTTTCTTGGATCCCCTAGGCATCGTGACGATGTAGAAAGTGGGTATGAGAATAATGTGTCCGTGTTTACGAACAAAGTGAAAAGCCTTAAGACGTGCCGGAGTTATGAGGAGGTCAACGTAGAGCTGAAAGCACAGATAGTGAAAGAGATTAGGAAACCAGGGAGAA AATATGAAACGATTTTCTCATTGCTGAGAAACGTTCAGGGCAGTTTACAAACACAACTTGTGTTCTTGCAAAATGTCATCAAAGAGGCAGCAAG GTTTAAGAAAAGGATGTTGATAGAGCAGTTAGAAGggtatttggaagaaaatcaCAAAAAGGCAAACCAAGGGAACCATTTAAGTAGCTGTTAA